A single genomic interval of Actinomycetota bacterium harbors:
- a CDS encoding L,D-transpeptidase gives MVGVVVVLIGGLLADAYLYHRNTGGGHPVANIGPTSIPELASPSPSPVVLPSPSPIPVPATSMVADAAVSTVPVYGSPAVGKVLADFPNINGMGQPESFLVVGTAPGWYLVEVPVKPNGAEAWVQASDVTIRSDPYYIRVYQSQFRLEVYVGGALQKSFEVATGAPSTPTPYGRFYIWASESYGAPYTPGIFALSGFSPVLDNWPGGGRAGIHGWTDTSIIGRRASHGCVRMRPTDFSQLLHTVPLGTPVDILT, from the coding sequence ATGGTGGGGGTCGTCGTGGTGCTGATCGGCGGCCTCCTCGCCGACGCCTACCTCTACCACCGCAACACGGGCGGCGGTCACCCGGTGGCAAACATCGGGCCGACGAGCATCCCTGAGTTGGCGTCCCCCTCGCCATCGCCCGTTGTGCTGCCCTCGCCCTCCCCGATCCCGGTCCCGGCGACATCGATGGTGGCCGACGCCGCGGTGTCCACCGTGCCGGTCTACGGCTCCCCAGCGGTGGGCAAGGTCCTGGCCGACTTCCCCAACATCAACGGGATGGGCCAGCCGGAGAGCTTCCTGGTGGTGGGCACCGCGCCCGGGTGGTACCTGGTGGAAGTCCCGGTCAAGCCCAACGGCGCCGAGGCGTGGGTGCAGGCCTCCGACGTCACCATCCGATCCGACCCCTACTACATCCGCGTGTACCAGTCGCAGTTCCGCCTCGAGGTGTACGTGGGCGGCGCGCTGCAGAAGTCGTTCGAGGTGGCCACCGGCGCCCCGTCCACCCCCACCCCCTACGGCCGGTTCTACATCTGGGCGAGCGAATCCTACGGCGCGCCCTACACCCCGGGAATCTTCGCCCTGTCCGGGTTCTCGCCGGTCCTGGACAACTGGCCGGGCGGCGGCCGGGCCGGGATCCATGGGTGGACGGACACCAGCATCATCGGGCGGCGGGCCTCCCATGGGTGCGTGCGGATGCGCCCGACCGACTTCTCCCAGCTCCTGCACACCGTGCCGCTGGGGACCCCGGTCGACATCCTGACCTAG
- a CDS encoding IPT/TIG domain-containing protein yields MMMRRLVAPWAVFTALIALIATTLGVATAATSVLPAAAAGTPVVTKLTPNTGRPSGGTVVTISGSGFTGATGVTFGGRAATAVAVQSDTSIVATAPAGTTGQSAVVVTAPGGASATSAAAKFTYTLYDHIFIVPMENQNYSDIIGSNNGDPYINGLANTYGLATNYHGTDHPSLANYLALVGGTDYDSNGNDCDPTGSCIVSGANLASNELDPAGLSWKGYMESMGNACRSSDNGEYAVRHDPFPYFKSLQGTAECQANVVDYSHFSGDMSSLSTTANYVWITPNLISDMHDGSIQDGDNWLSQNLPIIFNSPAWTQTRSMMMMTWDEDAGSDNNNQVATIVATSAPAFHATSNVNYDHYSLLKTVESTWGLGTMASGDGGASPMTDLLPPASITPPPPPPPPAQPTLASVSPATGPSGGGTRVTIAGTALAGATAVTFGGVPAASVVVNAAGTQITATTPAGSGTVDIVVTTPGGTASLPASFTYAPPAPPPGPTLASVNPTSGPNTGGTAVTIAGTNLSGATSVTFGGTPAIGVSVNGGGTGITATTPAGSGTVAVAVTTPAGSATLPGAFTYTTNTPPPPPTAPTISGVSPPSGDADGGTPVTITGTNLTGATSVTFGGAPAGGISINAAGTRITATTPAGSGTVDVSVTTPAGTATLPNGFTYSAPPPPGTPRASGTIFATDTFAGRTVSGGWGTTTAGQSWTVQTGSPTALSVSGGEGILQGSSSLGTERLTLGTATAADAEVVDRYTSGAYGSDTGHVLLRFSSPSSYYSAGLDAPVSGSEINIMRTSGGVESRVANVAFPTVTGTAYWQRVRITTAGSAATIQVRVWADGTSEPSTWNLSYTDTSPLPAGSVGVEAWDNGSGWRIDNFSAGNLSPGPPPPPATSAPVFTADSPATTAVVGQPYSYTFAASGSPAPSFTASGTLPPGLTLGSGGALSGTPTSAGSFAFTVVASNSAGTATSAAHTITVAPSASGPVFTADTPLTVAFVDVPYAYTYAASGSPAPTFSLGSGTLPPGLTLGATGTLAGTPTTLGTFAFDVVATNPVGSAHSATTTVTVGPTPAVPIAAGAPVAEDSFAGRTATGGWGTSASGQAWTLQSGSASVLSVANNTGQVHGSGSMATARLTLNSPSVTDAEVVDRYTSGSYNTDAGHVMLRFSSPTTFYAAGLDSPVSGAEINVMRESGGAETRVANAAFPAVNGTSYWQRVRITTAGTTAVIQVRAWADGTPEPSTWNLTYTDNNPLRAGVTGVEAWDGGGGWAIDHFSAGDLTAPVADSAPVITADSPPTAATVGTAYTYTFTASGSPAPAFSLVRGSLPPGLSLSPSGVLSGTPTQPGSYSFILRVGNKVKVVASNSHVITVAPYPMASGTIIANDTFQGRTLTGGWGTASDGHLWTQQSGVSSVLSVAGNSGQVHGSSSMATARVTLNSPGMTDTEVVDRYTSGSYNNDAGHIVVRFSGTSTFYAAGLDSPVSGAEINVMRASGGGEARVAAVAFPAVNGTSYWQRVRITTAGSSATIQVKIWTDGTPEPATWNLTYTDSNPLPAGTVGVEAWDGGGGWAITDFTAGSLG; encoded by the coding sequence ATGATGATGCGCCGGCTGGTCGCCCCCTGGGCCGTGTTCACCGCCCTCATCGCCCTGATCGCCACCACGCTGGGGGTGGCCACCGCCGCGACGTCGGTGCTCCCGGCGGCCGCCGCCGGGACGCCGGTCGTGACGAAGCTGACCCCGAACACCGGCCGGCCGAGCGGGGGCACCGTTGTCACCATCTCGGGGAGCGGCTTCACCGGTGCCACCGGGGTCACGTTCGGGGGGCGGGCGGCCACCGCGGTGGCGGTGCAGTCCGACACCAGCATCGTCGCCACCGCGCCCGCCGGGACCACGGGCCAGTCGGCCGTGGTGGTCACCGCCCCGGGCGGGGCATCGGCCACCAGCGCGGCGGCCAAGTTCACCTACACGCTGTACGACCACATCTTCATCGTCCCGATGGAGAACCAGAACTACTCCGACATCATCGGCTCCAACAACGGCGACCCCTACATCAACGGGTTGGCCAACACGTACGGGCTGGCGACCAACTACCACGGCACCGACCACCCCAGCCTGGCCAACTACCTGGCCCTGGTGGGCGGCACGGATTACGACTCCAACGGCAACGACTGCGACCCGACCGGCTCGTGCATCGTCAGCGGGGCGAACCTGGCCTCCAACGAGTTGGACCCGGCCGGGCTGTCGTGGAAGGGCTACATGGAGTCGATGGGGAATGCATGCCGGTCCTCGGACAACGGCGAGTACGCCGTGCGCCACGACCCCTTCCCCTATTTCAAGAGCCTCCAGGGCACCGCCGAGTGCCAGGCCAACGTGGTGGACTACTCGCACTTCTCCGGTGACATGTCCTCGCTGAGCACCACCGCCAACTACGTGTGGATCACGCCCAACCTGATCTCGGACATGCACGACGGCAGCATCCAAGACGGCGACAACTGGCTGTCGCAGAACCTGCCCATCATCTTCAACTCGCCGGCGTGGACCCAGACCCGGTCGATGATGATGATGACCTGGGACGAGGATGCCGGCAGCGACAACAACAACCAGGTCGCCACCATCGTGGCGACCAGCGCCCCGGCTTTCCACGCCACGTCGAACGTCAACTACGACCACTACTCGCTGCTCAAGACCGTCGAGAGCACCTGGGGCCTGGGGACCATGGCGTCGGGCGACGGCGGAGCCTCGCCCATGACCGACCTCCTGCCCCCCGCCTCGATCACGCCGCCGCCGCCCCCGCCACCGCCTGCCCAGCCGACCCTGGCCAGCGTCAGCCCGGCCACCGGACCCTCGGGGGGTGGCACCCGCGTGACGATCGCGGGCACAGCCCTCGCCGGGGCCACCGCGGTCACCTTCGGGGGCGTCCCGGCCGCCTCGGTGGTGGTGAACGCCGCCGGGACCCAGATCACCGCGACCACGCCTGCCGGGTCGGGGACGGTGGACATCGTCGTCACGACCCCGGGAGGCACGGCCAGCCTGCCCGCATCCTTTACCTATGCCCCGCCCGCGCCACCCCCCGGGCCGACGCTCGCGAGCGTGAACCCCACCTCGGGGCCAAACACCGGCGGCACTGCAGTCACCATCGCGGGCACCAACCTGTCCGGGGCCACCTCGGTCACCTTCGGGGGCACCCCGGCCATCGGCGTGTCGGTCAACGGCGGGGGCACCGGGATCACGGCCACCACGCCCGCCGGGTCGGGGACGGTCGCCGTCGCGGTCACGACACCGGCCGGGAGTGCCACCCTGCCGGGGGCGTTCACCTACACCACCAACACCCCGCCCCCGCCCCCCACCGCCCCGACGATCTCGGGCGTGAGTCCGCCCTCCGGTGATGCCGACGGCGGGACCCCGGTGACCATCACGGGCACCAACCTGACCGGCGCCACCTCGGTCACCTTCGGGGGGGCGCCTGCCGGAGGGATCTCAATCAACGCCGCCGGCACCCGGATCACTGCGACGACCCCGGCCGGCTCCGGCACGGTCGACGTGTCGGTGACGACGCCCGCCGGCACCGCCACCCTGCCCAACGGCTTCACCTACTCGGCGCCGCCGCCTCCGGGCACCCCGAGGGCCTCCGGCACGATCTTCGCCACCGACACCTTCGCCGGGCGCACTGTGAGCGGTGGCTGGGGCACCACCACGGCGGGCCAGTCCTGGACCGTGCAGACCGGTTCGCCCACCGCGCTGTCGGTGTCCGGCGGCGAAGGCATCCTGCAGGGCAGCAGCTCGCTGGGCACCGAGCGGCTGACGCTGGGCACCGCCACCGCAGCGGACGCCGAGGTGGTGGACCGGTACACCTCCGGGGCCTACGGCAGCGACACCGGGCACGTGCTGCTGCGCTTCTCGAGCCCCTCGAGCTACTACTCGGCGGGCCTCGACGCCCCGGTGTCCGGCTCCGAGATCAACATCATGCGCACTTCGGGCGGCGTCGAGAGCCGGGTGGCCAACGTGGCCTTCCCGACCGTGACCGGGACCGCCTACTGGCAGCGGGTGCGGATCACCACGGCGGGATCCGCGGCGACGATCCAGGTCCGGGTCTGGGCCGACGGCACCTCCGAGCCGAGCACGTGGAACCTGAGCTACACCGACACCAGCCCGCTCCCCGCCGGGTCGGTCGGCGTGGAGGCCTGGGACAACGGGTCCGGCTGGCGGATCGACAACTTCTCGGCCGGCAACCTGTCCCCCGGCCCGCCGCCCCCGCCGGCCACCAGCGCCCCGGTCTTCACCGCCGACAGCCCGGCCACCACGGCCGTCGTGGGCCAGCCCTACAGCTACACCTTTGCCGCCAGCGGTAGCCCGGCACCGAGCTTCACCGCGAGCGGGACCCTGCCCCCGGGCCTGACGCTGGGCTCGGGCGGGGCACTGTCGGGCACGCCGACCTCCGCCGGCTCGTTCGCTTTCACCGTCGTGGCGTCCAACTCGGCCGGGACGGCGACCTCCGCAGCCCACACGATCACTGTCGCCCCGAGCGCCAGCGGCCCGGTCTTCACGGCGGACACCCCGCTGACCGTCGCCTTCGTGGACGTGCCCTATGCCTACACCTATGCCGCCAGCGGCAGCCCGGCACCGACGTTCTCGCTCGGGAGCGGGACCCTGCCGCCCGGGCTGACCCTGGGCGCCACCGGCACCCTTGCCGGGACGCCGACCACCCTGGGCACATTCGCCTTCGACGTCGTGGCCACCAACCCGGTGGGGAGCGCCCATTCGGCCACCACCACGGTCACCGTCGGGCCCACGCCCGCCGTCCCGATCGCCGCCGGGGCACCGGTGGCCGAGGACAGCTTCGCCGGGCGCACCGCAACCGGTGGCTGGGGCACCTCGGCCAGCGGCCAGGCCTGGACCCTCCAGTCGGGCTCGGCTTCGGTCCTCTCGGTGGCGAACAACACCGGCCAGGTGCACGGCAGCGGTTCGATGGCAACCGCCCGGCTCACGCTCAACTCGCCCTCGGTGACCGACGCCGAGGTGGTCGACCGCTACACCTCGGGCAGCTACAACACCGACGCCGGCCACGTGATGCTGCGCTTCTCCAGCCCCACCACCTTCTATGCCGCCGGACTGGACTCGCCGGTGTCCGGGGCGGAGATCAACGTGATGCGGGAGTCGGGTGGCGCCGAGACCCGGGTGGCCAACGCGGCCTTCCCGGCAGTGAACGGCACCTCCTACTGGCAGCGGGTGCGGATCACCACGGCGGGAACCACCGCCGTCATCCAGGTGCGGGCGTGGGCCGACGGCACCCCCGAACCCTCCACCTGGAACCTGACCTACACCGACAACAACCCGCTGCGGGCAGGTGTGACCGGCGTCGAGGCCTGGGACGGCGGCGGCGGCTGGGCGATCGACCACTTCTCCGCCGGTGACCTCACCGCCCCGGTGGCCGACTCGGCCCCGGTCATCACCGCCGACTCGCCCCCGACCGCCGCCACCGTCGGCACGGCCTACACCTACACCTTCACCGCCAGCGGCTCGCCGGCACCGGCGTTCAGCCTGGTCCGCGGGAGCCTGCCGCCCGGCCTCTCCCTGAGCCCGTCCGGCGTGCTGTCCGGCACCCCGACCCAGCCCGGGAGCTACTCGTTCATCCTGCGGGTGGGCAACAAGGTGAAGGTGGTGGCGTCCAACTCGCACGTCATCACCGTGGCGCCCTACCCGATGGCCTCGGGCACCATCATCGCCAACGACACCTTCCAGGGGCGCACCCTGACCGGCGGCTGGGGCACGGCCTCCGACGGCCACCTCTGGACCCAGCAGTCAGGGGTCTCCTCGGTGCTGTCAGTGGCCGGGAACAGCGGGCAGGTGCACGGCAGCTCCTCGATGGCAACCGCCCGGGTGACCCTGAACTCGCCCGGCATGACCGACACCGAGGTGGTCGACCGCTACACCTCGGGCAGCTACAACAACGACGCCGGCCACATTGTCGTGCGCTTCTCGGGGACGTCGACCTTCTACGCCGCCGGGCTGGACTCGCCCGTGTCGGGGGCCGAGATCAACGTGATGCGCGCGTCCGGCGGTGGCGAGGCCCGGGTGGCGGCGGTCGCCTTCCCGGCGGTCAACGGCACGTCGTACTGGCAGCGGGTGCGCATCACGACGGCGGGATCGTCGGCCACCATCCAGGTCAAGATCTGGACCGACGGGACCCCGGAGCCGGCCACCTGGAACCTGACCTACACCGACTCCAACCCGCTACCGGCCGGGACCGTGGGCGTGGAGGCCTGGGACGGCGGCGGGGGCTGGGCGATCACGGACTTCACCGCCGGGAGCCTGGGCTAG